One Leptolyngbya subtilissima AS-A7 genomic window, GCGACTTGAAGGGGATCATGTATCTGAGCTAGTTGCAAGCTTGAGACGGCATGGTGTCAGTGATGACGTGCTGCAAGCAGCTCTGCAAGAAGTGATTAAACCTGTGGCCAATGGGCTGAGCGATTCCTAAGACTTAACTTGTGTCGCTCAGTGCCTGGGTTTCCCCAAGCGGCGATACCAGCGGGCGAGCTGGTGGGGATCAACGCCGAGTAGGTAGCCAGCAATCATTGCCTGATTCGCCAGGGTGGTACGGAGAATGCCGAGGGTGCGCCAGCGACGATCGCTCGTCACCACAGCACTAGGTGCGATCGCCACCTTCCCCACTTTGCGCAGCCGCCGCATCAGCTCAAAGTCTTCCATCATCGGCAGGTCGGGGAAGCCATCCATATTGTGAAAGACCTCGGCTTTGAGAAAGATCGCCTGGTCGCCGTAGGGCATTTGCAGAAGGCGCGATCGCAAATTCACCCCCCATTCCACCCAGCGCAGGCCTCGGCCAGGGCCGTCGATGGCGAGGCGAAAGGCTCCGGCAGCCACCCCAGGCTGAGCCAGGGTTTGCCGAATGGTGCGATCGAACCCCTTGGGCAGGCGGGTGTCGGCATGGAGAAACAGCAGCAGGGGGCCGGTGGCGGCGGCAGCCCCACAGTTGAGCTGGTGCGATCGCCCCGGAACCGACCTGACTACCCTGGCCCCCAGAGCCTCGGCCACTTCGGCAGTACCATCTGCGCTGCCGCCATCCACCACAATCACCTCCACAGGGCTGAATGGATGGATCGTGTTTAGCACCGCTGGCAACTGTCTCGCCTCATTCAAAGCTGGGATCACGACAGAGATTGCGGGCTGCGATGGGGTTTCATCGGTGCTTGAGGCCACGGAGTCGGGATAGTGCTCCGCCAGGCTCGACGATTGGGTTAAGGGGCCGCCGGCTTGACGAGACGTGAGTAACCCTAGCGCCAGGTGCATCTGAACCTTGGCCACAGCCCATAAACCTTTGATCGAGAGGGGCATACCGCAATACCAGTGAGCGTTTCGATAATCTACCCAGCTTGGCCCTCAGAGGGGATGAGGAGTAAGTTGATGTTTGCCGAGGCTGGGCTAAAACTGGTCAAAAATGTAGTTGTCGGCGTACTGAATGGCGCGATCGCATTCGGCCTGGCTGCGCACCGTCCAGGCCAGCAGGGGCAGGTTAAAGTAGCGGCGGGCTAGAGTGGTGGGTAACGTCGGTAGCGCCTTGACGTTATAGGAAATAAACTGCGGGGAACTGGCCCAGGTAAGCAATAGGTTGCTGCGCAAAAACTGCTGCGGCTTGCTAGCTAGCTGGCCGCGCATAATTTCGGGAGCGTGGCGCTTAAACCACTGGAGCGATCGCGGGTTAAACGACTGCACCGCAAACTCCCCCCGGTAGCTGTCCAGAGTTTTGACTAGAGCTTGCTCCAGCGGGCCAACTTTCTTTTTGTTTTTAATTTCGATTAGCAGCGGCACTCGCCCCTCAACACAAGACAGAACCTCAGCCAGCGCAGGAATGGTTTGGTCTGTGTCGTAGAGGCGATAGCGCTTGAGCGTGACCAACGTTTGCTCAGCAATACGGACTTTTTTGCCCGTTAGCCGCTTCAGATCGCGATCGTGGAACACAACTAGATTGCCATCGGCCAGTAGCTGCACGTCAAGTTCGATGGGGTGGTGAGCAGCGATCGCCGCCTCAAAGGCTGCCAGCGAATTCTCTGGCACTGCTGTCCCGTGATGCAGGCCCCGGTGGGCAATGGGTCGGGTCGTAATCCACTCCATCGCTGGCCTCTCCTAGGCTGATAAGCTGAGCAATGTTCTAAACTGGTCGGTCGAGCTATATCAAGACTAAACAGTACAATCCAGCAGAGACCCGCGCCAACCCCGTTTGCCCTCACTGAAGGCTTCCCTTCCCACTCCCTCATCTCCCTAACTCCCCCATCTCCCCAATGCCCGTCGATACTTGGTTTCCCCTCGCCGTCTACTACAGCGACCTGCCCGATGCAGCCCAGCACAAAGCGGCTCTCTCCGAGGCCATTCTTGACCTAGAAGCCAACGGCAGCGAACCCCGCAACTTTCCCGAAATGGCCTGGACGGGCGACCTGCACGGCGTCGAAAAAGTGCACACCGATCCCCGCTTTAGCTGGGTGGTGGCCCAGGTCGGAACCCATGTGTTGAACTACCTCACCGAGCTAGGCCTCGACCTCAGCCAGATCGATCTCTACATTCAGCGGGCCTGGCCCGTGGTATCGCGTCCCCAGCAGGAGGTCGGTGCCCACTGCCACAACACTGCCCACGTCAGCGCTGTGTATTACGTCGCCGTGCCCGAGTCGGGCACTGATGCCGCTGGCTGTCTCACCTTTTTAGACGATGCCCGCCCCAACGAGGTCAGCCCCGGCTTGGGCAGCGAAAACACCGACATCATTTCTACCTGGAATTACCTCAACCAAGACCAGGCTCTCTACCTGCCCACCGAAGGGCGGCTGATTGTCTTCCCCGCCAAACAGCGCCACGGGGTAACGCCCAACCACACCGACGAGCTGCGCCTGTCGCTCTCGTTTGACATTGTGCTCACCGCCGCGCCGGGGCAAGCGGCAGGGGCCTACGAATTTCTCATGCCGCCCCCGGTTCAGTGGCAACGGTTTGGTCAGATTTCCTAACGGTAAAATTTCCCAACACGTTAGGGAGGTGAGCCGAATGCACATCCGCGAAGACGATCTGACCGGGCCGCAGATTATCGCCTTGCTGCGCGAGCATCTGGAAAACATGCACGAGATTACGCCCCCCGGCAGCGTTCACGCGCTGGATTTGGAGAAGCTGAGGGCACCAAACATCACCTTCTGGACGGCCTGGGACGGTGATGACCTTCTGGGCTGCGGCGCGCTGAAGGAACTCGACCTCACCAGCGGCGAAGTTAAGTCGATGCGAACCCCTGCTGCCCATCGCCGCAAGGGCATCGCCTCTAGCATTTTAGAACACATTATTGATGTCGCTCGGCATCGGAGCTACACCCATCTGTATCTAGAAACGGGCTCTTTCCCTGCTTTTGCCCCGGCCCGCACCCTGTACGAGCGCTACGGCTTTGAGTACCGAGGTCCTTTTGGTGACTACACCAACGACCCCAACAGCTCCTTTATGGAGAAAAGCCTTTAGCCACAGCGTCAGAATGTCGTAGCCACAATTCAGGAATTGGGACGATTTACGCGAATCAATTGTCCTGCCAAAATTCCTGCTTCAAGAATCGCTTGGTGTACTCGGTTAGCAAGCCCCTGGCGATCGATGTCTTCTGTACAAACGATAATGCCAGCGTGCTCAGAATCTTGGTTGTGCAGCCGAATAAAGTCACCTCGGTTAACGGTTAGCACAGCTCGATTTTGACTGATAGCGAAAGCTAACACTGTTTCATCGGGGATGCGTTTATTCCCTTGTCCTGCCTCTTGAACGGTCAGCACGTCATGCCCTAAGTCTTTGAGCAGCCGGCTGACTTGGCGAGGATAACCCTCATCGGCGTAGAGTTGAGCCATGCTCAGGCTGCCGCTTGCCGTTGAAGGGCAACTTCAATTTCGGATTGGTGGGTGCTGGCGTAGAGCCAGGCATTGGTGAGGTCTGCGGCAGTGAGGTCGGGATAATCTTCTAAAAGAAAGGCTTCGGTTGCGCCCTGCTGGCGAAGGCTAACTAGCAGCCAGACAGGAATGCGGGTTTGACGAATGCAGGCATCGCCGCCCATAACGCCAGGGGTTTTCTCAATGCCAACCCAGGTACCGCTGAGGCTAGAGACCAGCAGTTGAATGACTTGCGCTTTTTCTTGGGGCGAAAGCGCTAGCAGTTCGGTTTGGAGTTGGTCGAGGGTCATCATCGTTAGCTCTACATCATCAAATTGTAGAAGATGCTGGTTGAGAGCCGCTGGAGTTTGAACTAACTCCAGTTTCAAGAGGTACGAATGTAGCGAGATAGATGGTAAGCCGCGAGCTTGACATCTTCTGGGGCAACCCGTTGCGGTTCGTTATCGATAAAACTGGGCAGCGCTTTGGGGTTCAGCACCCAGAGGTCAGAGGGCCCTTTTGTCTTAGACGACTCCACAAACCATCCTGGAAAAACCACCACTGGCTTAACAGCAAAAGATCTGCCGGTACTTTCCTTCAGTACTTCTGCGACCCAGTAGGCCTGTGCCTTAGCTTGCTCAACCGCATTGCGCTCCATCAGCTGGCCGTTAACTTGAATGGTTTCGCCATCGAAGTGAATAGTGGATTTTCCAGACGATGGTTTGCTGTAGGTTTTGGTCTCGATGGTGAAAATGCCGCGATCGCAAATCACCACGTGATCGACGTTGAATCCCTTTCCCACAATGTCATGAAAGACTCGGTAACCTTTTTCTCTCAAATCTGACAGGTATTGTCCAACCGCCTTCTCTCCATCTCGCGCCATCCTCAGGCGCCTGAGCTGTAGTCTCAATCGGTAGAGCCGAAAGCAGGCACAGCTCGAAATTGGGATGGTGACTATGAGGGCTCCTAAAGGCTGCGGCGGGGTGTTGCTCACTGCACGCCACCACTCGTATGCGGTAAAGATGATGGGCAGCAAAAACAGGCTCAGCCACGTGTTGAGGTCTTCATCCCACAAACGCTGTAGCTCTTCATCAAGGGATTGCCCTGGGTTCCGCAAAGGTTTGTCTTTTAGGGGGGATACCCGTTGCCTACGGGCGTTTAGCTTCATAGTTGATAAACTTCCTGGGGCGAGCTGCTAGGCACGCTGAGAGTATGCCCCAGATACATGGCGCGAAACCAACCGAAACCCTTACCCCTGCTTAAGGCGATACCGCTTCTGCGATCGCGTATCGCGAGGGGTCACAACCCAGGTATTTTCTCCATTGAGGTAGTCGTAGATAGCGACGATCGCGATCGAGTTTTTGAGGGTGACGTAGAAAGGCAAAAACAGCACATGCTTAATGTAGTAAGTCAGCGGATAACGCCTAGACGCAACCTTTGCCGTTGCTAGAATTTGGTAAACCCCGCTGAAAAGCGACAGGCCACCGGCAACCCAAAAATAAACTTGCATCTGGCCCGACACCGCACCGGGCACCAGCAAAAAGGCCAGCAGCACCGGCAAGAGCTGTAGCGAAATTAGGGCGAAAGATTCGCAGTAGTAGAGCAGATACGTCCAGTAGAATTTTTGCCAGTTGTTGAAGTGAGGCGATCGCCACAACCGGCGCTGATAGAGCAGCGACACTTCTAGCCAGCCGTGGGCCCAGCGTTTGCGCTGAAACCAAAGTGTTTTGAGCGAGGCGGGCGCTAGCTCACTGGTTACGATACTGCGATCGTGCAAAATTTTGTAGCCGTTAAGCAGCGTTCTCAAAGAGGCGTCAATATCTTCAGTCAATCGGTTGGGGTCGAAGCGAATTTGTTTGAGCACCAAGGTTCGCCAGTAGCCGTTCGAGCCACCAAAGATGCTGGTGTCAGTCAGAAACGACTTCGCCGCGTGACTAATGCCGTACATCTGCTCAAACTCGATCGCCACGTTTTGAGCCAGAAAGTTTTCGTCATGGTTGCGAATGACGTTGCGGCCTTGAATAACATCGTACCCCTGAGCAATCCAGTGCCACGCCCGCCTAAAACAGTCGGCACTGGGATGGTGATCGGCATCGAGAACACAGGTGACTTCTCCCGTCGCAATGTCGAGGGCGGCATTCATATTTTCGGCCTTAGATCGGCTGCCTTCGACCCGCAAAATGATCAGCTCATCATGCTGCCTGGCCAGCTGATGTAGCTCAGCCTCAATGGGCAAATCCACAGGCGTGTTGTAGGCCAAAATAATTTCTAACCCGTCCGCCGGTCGCTCGATGTGAGTGAGCAAATGGTGCAGAGTCTCAACGATAATGTTCTGCTCGTTGGGCAAGTAGGCGGCCACTAAAAATGAGCAGCGGGGCACCGGATCGAGGGGAGAGGGGTACTCAGCCCCTCGCACTCCCATCCAGGCTTTGACCTGGTTTCGGGTCTGCTCTGACGGAGGGCTAAGCCGATGGCGATGGGTTGCAAACCGGCGAAATAACGCATTGCTCGACTCGACGATGATAATCACCGCATTGAACAAAAAAAGCGTCAATACCACAGCCCGTGGCCCCATCAAACCCCAGCCGCTAAGCAGCAAATATCCATAAAAAACGGTGGGCAGGCCAATCAGCAGCACGTGGGTAAAGATGACCTTTTGAATTTCGCTAGACCACGTTTTGGTCACTACAGTGCAACTCCTGGCTTAAACAACAGTTTTAATTGGCGCGTAGGGGCTGTGCACCCTCGACGTAGCTTCAACCAGGCTTAAATGGTTGGCGTTGACCCAGATTGTGCGGCGACCCTCTGAAATTTGGCAAAGATAGGATTCGCCTTCGTCGAGCAGAGTTTCAATCTTCTGCACAATCCAGTCTCGGCTGCCCTTGTAGCTGACGCGATCGCCCACCACCGGACACCAGCTAGCACCTTCAGCCGTTGGGTCTTGCATCAGCACATAGTCAATGTCGCGCCATAGCTGCACAGCGCTGCGCTGAATGAAGGGGCACGCCGCATCGGCAATCATGGCCAACGCTAGGGTGCCAACGACCATTAGCGGTAGAGCAACCCAGTAGCGCCAAACGCTATCTTGCACCCACAGGTTGATCGTGCGATCGATCACAAAGCCATGGATTAAGAAGTAGCTATAGCTGTGGACACCCAGCCGCCCCATAGCCGCTGACAGCGCCGGCACATTGCTGAGCGATCGCAGTACCACCGCCGCAATCATGACAAAACCGATGGGTAACAGCAGATCGCAGACCACCCAGCCCATTCGATAGAACTGCGCTACAAAGCCCGCAGCGTAGACCAGTAGCCCAATCCAAAGCAGCCGCTGAGGCTGCCAAAATAAGGGGCCACGGTGCTGGCAGTAAGCCTCTGCCATGGCCATGCCGACGACAAAAGTGCTCAGCTTGGCCACAAATGAGACAAAGGGCAGCCAGTTGTTGGGCGTGTCAAGCATGGAGTAGGTCAGATGCCCGCCAAAGTGGTAGACCGCTGCATAGCGATAGAGCAACGTGACTACTAAACTCACTAGCAGCAAATTGCGGGTTCCCCAGCGGTTTAAAAGTTGCCAGAGGATGGGAGAAATTAGCGTGAAGCTAATAATTAGGGGAATAAACCACCAGGGGCCGCTGGTCGCCAACAAACGCTCGCCGTCAAAGCCAAACAGCAGCGGAAATGTAGCCCCAGCAAAGGTATCCCACGGCGACGGTCGGTAGCTGTTAGTGGCAATCCCAATCAGCCAAAGAATGGGATAGGCCAGCCAGGCTACGGTCCAAAACGGCCAGAGAATTCGCAGCAGGCGACTTTGAATAAATTCGCCTGCGCCAACAGCATGGGCTTTGCTGCGCAGTGACAAAACCAGCACAAAGCCAGCAATTAAAATAAAGATGTCGACCGCCTGAAAGCCAAACCAAACCGGTAGCGCGATCGCAGAAGCCAGCGCATTTTGGCCAAGATGAGCGTTGGCCTCGGCAATGGTGGCCCAGTTGCTTCGCAGCCCAGTGGGCTGGGGAGTGTAAGCATACTTCGTAAACAGCAGCTGGGCATGATAGAGCAAAATGCCAACGGCTGCTAATAGCCGAATACCTTCTAGCCAATTAAGCCGTTGTTTTGAAGGCTGATAATGCTTAGAATTGAATTGAGACATAGACCGACGACTTCAGTAAGTTTGGCCTCGAAGCGCTCTGAACCCTCATCTATACAAGGGTTACTAGAGTGGGTTAAACCAGTAAACACCGCTATGCCCACAGGCGCGACCCATGGGAAAGCTGTCGCTCGGGCATAGCCATCAATTGAGAAAAACCTACTGATCGCGCAAGCAGCGGCGAGCGTAACATTTCGTTCAGAATACATGCAATAAAACTTGATGAAAATCAGCCCTAGGTAGTATTTACTTAGGCGAAAGAGGCCAGCTTTGAGAGTTTTTGAGGCGACGTTTTTTGCAGGGTTTTAGTTCCCGCTTCTGCTTTAGAACAAACTCTATGTCTCTATTCATAGGGAACAAGCCATCATTCAAGCTTTTCAAAGCGTCCCTCAGTTGAGTAACGCGGTATTCAAAAACAGTATTAGGGCAAAGCGATGGTATACACATTTCCGCCGGGGTTTCAGTGGGGGGTAGCGACTGCGTCATACCAAATTGAGGGCGCTGCCGAGGCCAGAGGCCTCAGCGTGTGGGATGTCTTTAGCCAAACCCCAGGGCGGGTGCTCTATGGTGATACCGGGGCGATCGCCTGCGACCATTTCCACCGCTTCCGCGACGACATCGCCCTGATGGCTGACCTGGGTGTGCGCCACTACCGCTTCAGCATCTCCTGGCCCCGCGTCATCCCCCAGGGACACGGCGCGGTGAATGATGCCGGTTTAGCTTTCTACAGCGAGCTGGTCGACACCCTGCTGGAGTTTGGCATCACTCCCCACGCCACCCTGTTTCACTGGGATAGTCCCCAAGCCCTCGAAGACGAGTACGGCTCGTGGCGCAGTCGCCAGATGGCGCAAGACTTTGCCGACTACGTCACGGTGGTGGTGAAAAAGCTGGGCGATCGCGTCACCCACTGGATGACCCTCAACGAAATCTTTTGCTTTACCCACATCGGTTACGGCGTCGGCCACGTTCCCGAAATGGCCCCCGGTACCGTGGTCAAAACCAGCAAAGAAGTTTGGCAAACCTCCCACCACGCCCTGCTGGCCCACGGCCTCGGCTGCCAGGCCATTCGTGCCGCCTCGCCCCAGCCCTGCCAAGTAGCGCTCGTGGATAACTACCTCGCCACCGTCCCTCTCACCGACACTCCGGCGGATATCGCGGCGGCCCAGGCGGCCTTTCCCCGAACGGGCACCAACGGCGGCATTCTCTACCCGGCCCTAACCGGGGAATACAATCCCCAACTGCTGGCAGACTTGGGCAAGAATGCTCCCGACATTCTGCCCGGCGACTTAGCCACCATTCACCAACCGCTGGATTCTCTCGGGTTTAATGTCTACACGGGAGTCTATGTGAGAGCGGCTGACAATGCCAGGGGCTTTGAAAACCTGCCCTTTCCCCAGAGCTACCCGCGCATGCACATGCCCTGGCTGCATATCTTGCCCGACAGCCTCTACTGGGGCGTGCGCCACATCAGCGATACCCTTCAGCGCCCCGAGCTACGCGTTTTCATCAGCGAGAATGGCTGCGCCGCCCAGGATGAACTCACGTCCGCCGGAGAAGTGCTGGATCTCGATCGCATTCAGTATCTGCAACAGTACCTGCGATCGGCCCACCGCGCCGTGCAAGAGGGCTATCCACTGATGGGCTATTTCCTCTGGACCTTTATGGATAACTTTGAGTGGGCCTATGGACGCGATCGCCGCTTTGGCATCACTTATGTGGATTTTGCCACCCAGCAGCGCATTCCCAAAGCCAGCTACCACTGGTACGCCCGCTGCATTGAAGAAAATCGCGTGGTGTAGTCAGTTGCAGATAGAAGGTTGAATCTGATCGGCCTTACCTCCAACGAGGCCAAACCTAGATGATAAAAACCATGCCTCGGAACAAGCTGATACTGCTATTTCACAACCCCGTCATGACAGCTGCTGAGCCGCGCCGGTAGCGGTAGGCCAGTAAAATAGAGGCACACTAGCGGGTGAAAGCGATGTCGGTTGCCATCACAGAGGCGATTACAACCTTGGCAGAGGCCGAGCAGCGGTTTCAGCTGACCCGCACAGAAGATGAAACATTCTTTTGGGAGTGGAGCACTGATCTGGCCAGCCTTAGTGACACCGAGAAAGCTGGACTGGCTGATCTGCGACGGCGCTATCTGTATCAGCGATGGTCCAAGACCCGCCCTTGGGGGCGAACGCAAGGCCACCTGCTCGAAAGCACGGTTTTATTGCTCTTTGCCTCTCCCTTGCTCACTTTGGCTGGGTTCTACGACCCACCCTTTAGAGTAAAAGCAGAAGAATCGGTTCAGCTTACCCTGCAAGACCCAGAGGAAATTCTGCAAGGGCGACTCGATGTATTGGTCTTAAAAGACCAGCTTTGGGTGGTGGTGCTCGAATCAAAAAAGACGGCCATTTCAGTCTGGTCTGCTTTACCCCAGACCCTGGCCTACTTGATGGCGACCCCTAACCATGAGCAACCTAGGTTCGCCCTCATGACCAACGGGGATAACTCAGTTTTTGTGAAGCTAGAGACAAACCAGGGTGGACGATATAACCTATCGAGGGTTTTTGCCGCCTTGACCTCTTATCAAGAACTTGAGGGAGTTCTACAAATTTTGAAATACCTCGGTCAGGCAATTCAATGAGACGTCGCCGCTTTATTCGCTACACCAGCGCCAGCGCGCTTGTCACCTCCTACTGGCTTGGCCAAGCGGATGGCAAACTTCTCGCCAGCCCACCGCCGTTGAGCCTGCGCGCCTACCTGCCCAACGGTGATCCGCTGCCTGAGTTTGAGCTTAACCGCCTCTACTTTCTCGACCTCAACGACGAGCCGATCCCTCATCCCGATCGCACTGTAGAAGACGGCATTCTCACCTCCCAGCCGCCGCCAATTCCCTTCGCGATCGCCCTTCAGTTGCCCATTGAGGGGTTTGGCGATGTCACCCTCTACGCTGACAATCGGGGGCGCGGCTTCACGCCAACAGATTTTCCACTGGTGCTGAATGGGGCATTTGCGCGCGATCGCCTTCACCGAGTTGGCCAAGCGTGCGATTGCTGGCAGCGTCAGGGTTTTGGCATACCTCAGAGCGTGCGCGATCGCCTTCACCGCGCTCAAGCCTGGCTCGCTCAGGCTGACCAGGTTCCCGATCTGCAAACCCAAATTCCCTTGTGGAACAACGCCTTGGTGGAAGGGCTGTGGGCTGGAGAAGAAGCCGCCCTCAGCCGCGCCCGCCAGCGCATCGCCCGCACCCCGCCACGCCAAAATTTCAAACTGGGCTGTAACGCCTTTGCCCACCCCGGCCT contains:
- a CDS encoding TIGR04283 family arsenosugar biosynthesis glycosyltransferase, translating into MAKVQMHLALGLLTSRQAGGPLTQSSSLAEHYPDSVASSTDETPSQPAISVVIPALNEARQLPAVLNTIHPFSPVEVIVVDGGSADGTAEVAEALGARVVRSVPGRSHQLNCGAAAATGPLLLFLHADTRLPKGFDRTIRQTLAQPGVAAGAFRLAIDGPGRGLRWVEWGVNLRSRLLQMPYGDQAIFLKAEVFHNMDGFPDLPMMEDFELMRRLRKVGKVAIAPSAVVTSDRRWRTLGILRTTLANQAMIAGYLLGVDPHQLARWYRRLGKPRH
- a CDS encoding glycerophosphodiester phosphodiesterase family protein, which translates into the protein MEWITTRPIAHRGLHHGTAVPENSLAAFEAAIAAHHPIELDVQLLADGNLVVFHDRDLKRLTGKKVRIAEQTLVTLKRYRLYDTDQTIPALAEVLSCVEGRVPLLIEIKNKKKVGPLEQALVKTLDSYRGEFAVQSFNPRSLQWFKRHAPEIMRGQLASKPQQFLRSNLLLTWASSPQFISYNVKALPTLPTTLARRYFNLPLLAWTVRSQAECDRAIQYADNYIFDQF
- a CDS encoding TIGR02466 family protein, yielding MPVDTWFPLAVYYSDLPDAAQHKAALSEAILDLEANGSEPRNFPEMAWTGDLHGVEKVHTDPRFSWVVAQVGTHVLNYLTELGLDLSQIDLYIQRAWPVVSRPQQEVGAHCHNTAHVSAVYYVAVPESGTDAAGCLTFLDDARPNEVSPGLGSENTDIISTWNYLNQDQALYLPTEGRLIVFPAKQRHGVTPNHTDELRLSLSFDIVLTAAPGQAAGAYEFLMPPPVQWQRFGQIS
- a CDS encoding GNAT family N-acetyltransferase, yielding MHIREDDLTGPQIIALLREHLENMHEITPPGSVHALDLEKLRAPNITFWTAWDGDDLLGCGALKELDLTSGEVKSMRTPAAHRRKGIASSILEHIIDVARHRSYTHLYLETGSFPAFAPARTLYERYGFEYRGPFGDYTNDPNSSFMEKSL
- a CDS encoding DUF5615 family PIN-like protein; amino-acid sequence: MAQLYADEGYPRQVSRLLKDLGHDVLTVQEAGQGNKRIPDETVLAFAISQNRAVLTVNRGDFIRLHNQDSEHAGIIVCTEDIDRQGLANRVHQAILEAGILAGQLIRVNRPNS
- a CDS encoding DUF433 domain-containing protein, with product MKLELVQTPAALNQHLLQFDDVELTMMTLDQLQTELLALSPQEKAQVIQLLVSSLSGTWVGIEKTPGVMGGDACIRQTRIPVWLLVSLRQQGATEAFLLEDYPDLTAADLTNAWLYASTHQSEIEVALQRQAAA
- a CDS encoding nuclease-related domain-containing protein, yielding MRNPGQSLDEELQRLWDEDLNTWLSLFLLPIIFTAYEWWRAVSNTPPQPLGALIVTIPISSCACFRLYRLRLQLRRLRMARDGEKAVGQYLSDLREKGYRVFHDIVGKGFNVDHVVICDRGIFTIETKTYSKPSSGKSTIHFDGETIQVNGQLMERNAVEQAKAQAYWVAEVLKESTGRSFAVKPVVVFPGWFVESSKTKGPSDLWVLNPKALPSFIDNEPQRVAPEDVKLAAYHLSRYIRTS
- a CDS encoding glycosyltransferase family 2 protein, with product MTKTWSSEIQKVIFTHVLLIGLPTVFYGYLLLSGWGLMGPRAVVLTLFLFNAVIIIVESSNALFRRFATHRHRLSPPSEQTRNQVKAWMGVRGAEYPSPLDPVPRCSFLVAAYLPNEQNIIVETLHHLLTHIERPADGLEIILAYNTPVDLPIEAELHQLARQHDELIILRVEGSRSKAENMNAALDIATGEVTCVLDADHHPSADCFRRAWHWIAQGYDVIQGRNVIRNHDENFLAQNVAIEFEQMYGISHAAKSFLTDTSIFGGSNGYWRTLVLKQIRFDPNRLTEDIDASLRTLLNGYKILHDRSIVTSELAPASLKTLWFQRKRWAHGWLEVSLLYQRRLWRSPHFNNWQKFYWTYLLYYCESFALISLQLLPVLLAFLLVPGAVSGQMQVYFWVAGGLSLFSGVYQILATAKVASRRYPLTYYIKHVLFLPFYVTLKNSIAIVAIYDYLNGENTWVVTPRDTRSQKRYRLKQG
- a CDS encoding acyltransferase family protein — its product is MSQFNSKHYQPSKQRLNWLEGIRLLAAVGILLYHAQLLFTKYAYTPQPTGLRSNWATIAEANAHLGQNALASAIALPVWFGFQAVDIFILIAGFVLVLSLRSKAHAVGAGEFIQSRLLRILWPFWTVAWLAYPILWLIGIATNSYRPSPWDTFAGATFPLLFGFDGERLLATSGPWWFIPLIISFTLISPILWQLLNRWGTRNLLLVSLVVTLLYRYAAVYHFGGHLTYSMLDTPNNWLPFVSFVAKLSTFVVGMAMAEAYCQHRGPLFWQPQRLLWIGLLVYAAGFVAQFYRMGWVVCDLLLPIGFVMIAAVVLRSLSNVPALSAAMGRLGVHSYSYFLIHGFVIDRTINLWVQDSVWRYWVALPLMVVGTLALAMIADAACPFIQRSAVQLWRDIDYVLMQDPTAEGASWCPVVGDRVSYKGSRDWIVQKIETLLDEGESYLCQISEGRRTIWVNANHLSLVEATSRVHSPYAPIKTVV
- a CDS encoding GH1 family beta-glucosidase, which encodes MVYTFPPGFQWGVATASYQIEGAAEARGLSVWDVFSQTPGRVLYGDTGAIACDHFHRFRDDIALMADLGVRHYRFSISWPRVIPQGHGAVNDAGLAFYSELVDTLLEFGITPHATLFHWDSPQALEDEYGSWRSRQMAQDFADYVTVVVKKLGDRVTHWMTLNEIFCFTHIGYGVGHVPEMAPGTVVKTSKEVWQTSHHALLAHGLGCQAIRAASPQPCQVALVDNYLATVPLTDTPADIAAAQAAFPRTGTNGGILYPALTGEYNPQLLADLGKNAPDILPGDLATIHQPLDSLGFNVYTGVYVRAADNARGFENLPFPQSYPRMHMPWLHILPDSLYWGVRHISDTLQRPELRVFISENGCAAQDELTSAGEVLDLDRIQYLQQYLRSAHRAVQEGYPLMGYFLWTFMDNFEWAYGRDRRFGITYVDFATQQRIPKASYHWYARCIEENRVV
- a CDS encoding type I restriction endonuclease subunit R → MSVAITEAITTLAEAEQRFQLTRTEDETFFWEWSTDLASLSDTEKAGLADLRRRYLYQRWSKTRPWGRTQGHLLESTVLLLFASPLLTLAGFYDPPFRVKAEESVQLTLQDPEEILQGRLDVLVLKDQLWVVVLESKKTAISVWSALPQTLAYLMATPNHEQPRFALMTNGDNSVFVKLETNQGGRYNLSRVFAALTSYQELEGVLQILKYLGQAIQ